One Vitis riparia cultivar Riparia Gloire de Montpellier isolate 1030 chromosome 4, EGFV_Vit.rip_1.0, whole genome shotgun sequence genomic window carries:
- the LOC117913052 gene encoding aspartyl protease family protein At5g10770-like: MELSLRANLMATPISTICLLRFLLYASLLSLKSGFAFEGRESAESHHVQPTHHNVLITSLMPSSACSPSPKGHDQRASLEVVHKHGPCSKLRPHKANSPSHTQILAQDKSRVASIQSRLAKNLAGGSNLKASKATLPSKSASTLGSGNYVVTVGLGSPKRDLTFIFDTGSDLTWTQCEPCVGYCYQQREHIFDPSTSLSYSNVSCDSPSCEKLKSATGNSPGCSSSTCLYGIQYGDGSYSIGFFAKEKLSLTSTDVFNNFQFGCGQYNRGLFGGTAGLLGLARNPLSLVSQTAQKYGKVFSYCLPSSSSSTGYLSFGSGDGDSKAVKFTPSEVNSNYPSFYFLDMVGISVDERKLPIPKSVFSTAGTIIDSGTVISRLPPTVYSSVQKVFRELMSDYPRVKGVSILDTCYDLSKYKTVKVPKIILYFSGGAEMDLAPEGIFYVFKASQVCLAFAGNSGDDEVAIIGNVQQKTIHVVYDDAEGRVGFAPRGCN; encoded by the exons ATGGAGCTGAGCCTGAGAGCTAATTTGATGGCCACTCCCATTTCCACCATCTGCCTCTTGAGGTTTCTGCTGTATGCTTCCCTTCTTTCCTTGAAGAGTGGCTTTGCTTTTGAAGGAAGAGAGAGTGCAGAGAGCCACCATGTCCAACCCACTCATCACAATGTTCTTATCACTTCTCTCATGCCATCAAGTGCTTGCAGCCCCTCTCCCAAAG GCCATGACCAAAGGGCATCTCTAGAAGTGGTTCACAAACACGGACCATGTTCGAAACTCAGACCACACAAGGCCAATTCTCCCTCTCACACCCAGATACTCGCCCAAGACAAGTCTCGCGTCGCCTCAATTCAATCAAGGCTAGCCAAGAACCTTGCAGGTGGAAGCAATTTAAAGGCCTCTAAGGCCACCCTCCCAAGCAAGTCCGCAAGCACACTCGGATCAGGCAACTATGTAGTGACAGTAGGCCTTGGCTCACCAAAAAGAGACCTCACTTTCATATTTGACACTGGAAGTGACCTCACTTGGACTCAATGTGAGCCCTGTGTAGGGTATTGTTACCAACAACGAGAACACATCTTCGACCCCTCCACATCCCTCTCTTACTCTAACGTCTCTTGTGACTCACCATCATGCGAAAAACTCAAGTCTGCCACCGGCAACTCTCCCGGCTGCTCATCCTCCACTTGTCTTTACGGCATACAATATGGTGACGGGTCCTACTCTATTGGATTCTTTGCTAAAGAAAAGCTTTCCTTGACATCCACAGATGTGTTCAATAATTTCCAATTCGGGTGTGGCCAATATAACCGTGGTCTATTTGGTGGCACAGCAGGGTTGCTGGGATTAGCGCGTAATCCTCTATCCCTTGTGTCTCAGACAGCTCAAAAGTATGGCAAAGTTTTCTCCTACTGCCTCCCATCTTCCAGCAGCTCAACCGGATATCTTTCCTTTGGAAGTGGAGATGGAGATTCTAAAGCAGTGAAATTTACCCCGTCTGAGGTGAACTCAAACTACCCCTCGTTTTACTTCCTGGACATGGTGGGGATAAGCGTTGATGAACGCAAATTACCGATACCTAAATCGGTGTTTTCCACAGCAGGCACCATCATAGACTCGGGGACAGTCATAAGTCGATTGCCCCCAACAGTATACTCTAGTGTTCAGAAAGTTTTCCGGGAACTGATGTCCGATTATCCAAGGGTAAAGGGAGTTTCTATACTTGACACTTGCTATGACCTTAGCAAATATAAGACTGTGAAAGTACCCAAGATCATTCTATACTTCAGTGGTGGTGCGGAGATGGACTTAGCTCCAGAAGggatcttttatgtttttaaggcATCACAAGTCTGCCTGGCTTTTGCCGGAAACAGTGGTGATGATGAAGTGGCCATAATAGGAAATGTGCAGCAAAAAACAATTCATGTGGTGTACGATGACGCTGAAGGGAGGGTTGGGTTCGCCCCAAGAGGCTGCAACTAA